One Streptomyces sp. NBC_01217 genomic region harbors:
- a CDS encoding copper homeostasis protein CutC, whose product MSNRAVLEVIALDAEDAVAAQAGGADRLELVTDMAADGLTPSCATFAAIRAAVDIPLRVMLRLADGFAAGDIEVLVARAHELRAAGAEEFVLGFLDAEGHPDLVAVERLVAELDGCRWTFHRAIDRAADRDTLRKQLADMPGLDTYLTAGSPKGVDDGIPTLLVEAARRGEPGYEPQILVGGGLRLEHLPELLSAGIDAVHIGGAARPAGWSGPVDAAAVREWRAVLDA is encoded by the coding sequence ATGAGCAACCGTGCAGTCCTGGAGGTGATCGCTCTCGACGCGGAGGACGCGGTCGCGGCCCAGGCGGGTGGTGCAGACCGGCTGGAGCTGGTCACCGACATGGCGGCGGACGGCCTGACCCCGTCCTGTGCGACCTTCGCGGCGATCCGGGCGGCGGTGGACATTCCGCTGCGCGTGATGCTCAGACTGGCGGACGGCTTCGCGGCCGGGGACATCGAGGTGCTCGTGGCCAGGGCGCACGAGCTGCGGGCTGCGGGCGCCGAGGAATTCGTCCTGGGCTTCCTCGATGCCGAGGGCCACCCGGACCTGGTCGCGGTCGAACGGCTCGTCGCCGAGCTGGACGGCTGCCGCTGGACCTTCCACCGTGCGATCGACCGCGCCGCCGACCGGGACACCCTGCGCAAGCAGCTCGCGGACATGCCGGGCCTGGACACGTACCTCACCGCGGGTTCGCCCAAGGGCGTCGACGACGGCATCCCGACGCTGCTCGTCGAGGCGGCGCGCAGGGGCGAGCCCGGGTACGAGCCGCAGATTCTGGTGGGCGGCGGGCTCCGCCTGGAGCACCTGCCGGAGCTGCTGTCCGCCGGCATCGACGCCGTACACATCGGCGGCGCGGCCCGCCCGGCGGGCTGGTCGGGCCCGGTGGACGCGGCGGCGGTACGGGAGTGGCGGGCGGTTCTCGACGCGTAG
- a CDS encoding SDR family NAD(P)-dependent oxidoreductase: MNRASANKTRWTTTDIPDQTGRTAVITGANTGLGFRTATALAEHGAHVVLAVRNQDKGKEAAARITARTPGAAVTVQPLDLSSLDSVRTAAGELRARHERIDLLINNAGVMWTPKSTTADGFELQFGTNHLGHFALTGLLLDHILRVPGSRIVTVSSGAHRLGSSIRFDDLQSERSYSRTGAYGQSKLANLLFTYELQRRIADRGTTVSVAAHPGGAATELARNSNTAVRVLVEKAVVPLFAQDAERGALPSLRAATDPQVTGGQFYGPDGITEMRGYPKVVKSNAKSHDRDVQRRLWTVSEELTGVIYP, translated from the coding sequence ATGAACAGGGCCAGCGCGAACAAGACCCGGTGGACCACTACCGACATCCCCGACCAGACCGGACGCACCGCCGTCATCACGGGCGCCAACACCGGCCTCGGCTTCCGGACCGCCACCGCACTGGCCGAGCACGGCGCACACGTCGTGCTCGCCGTCCGCAATCAGGACAAGGGCAAGGAGGCCGCCGCCCGGATCACCGCCAGGACTCCGGGCGCCGCCGTCACGGTGCAGCCGCTGGACCTGAGCTCGCTCGACTCCGTCCGCACCGCGGCCGGTGAACTGCGCGCCCGCCACGAACGCATCGACCTGCTGATCAACAACGCGGGTGTGATGTGGACCCCGAAGTCCACGACCGCGGACGGGTTCGAGCTGCAGTTCGGTACGAACCACCTCGGCCACTTCGCCCTCACCGGCCTGCTGCTCGACCACATCCTGCGGGTCCCCGGCTCGCGCATCGTCACGGTCAGCAGCGGCGCCCACCGTCTCGGTTCGTCGATCCGCTTCGACGACCTGCAGTCCGAGCGCAGCTACAGCCGGACCGGCGCGTACGGGCAGTCCAAGCTGGCGAACCTGCTGTTCACCTACGAACTGCAGCGTCGGATCGCCGACAGGGGCACGACCGTCTCGGTCGCGGCCCACCCCGGTGGCGCGGCGACCGAGCTGGCGCGGAACTCGAATACGGCCGTGCGGGTGCTCGTCGAGAAGGCCGTCGTCCCCCTCTTCGCCCAGGACGCCGAGCGCGGCGCCCTGCCGTCCCTGCGCGCCGCGACGGATCCGCAGGTGACAGGCGGACAGTTCTACGGCCCCGACGGCATCACCGAAATGCGCGGCTACCCGAAGGTCGTGAAGTCCAACGCGAAATCGCACGACAGGGACGTGCAGCGGCGGCTCTGGACCGTCTCCGAGGAACTGACCGGCGTCATCTACCCGTAA
- a CDS encoding TetR/AcrR family transcriptional regulator — protein MAYHHGNLRAELLARAETVLAEGGVEALSLRSLARDLGVSHAAPARHFPDRQALLDALAVEGFGRLGAEVAKAASSGESFEDRLTEAALVYVRFATQHSVLLDVMYARKHREPTAELRAASDACAAILLGLFTGREAAVDDPERFSVILLATLHGIAALAASRSLPPAHDPDDLVVDTVRRLLRGSRGGA, from the coding sequence ATGGCGTATCACCACGGAAACCTGCGGGCCGAGCTGCTGGCCCGCGCCGAAACCGTCCTGGCCGAAGGCGGCGTCGAGGCGCTCTCGCTGCGCTCGCTGGCGCGGGACCTCGGGGTCTCGCACGCGGCGCCCGCCCGGCATTTCCCCGACCGTCAGGCGCTGCTCGACGCTCTCGCGGTCGAAGGGTTCGGGCGGCTCGGTGCCGAGGTGGCGAAGGCCGCGTCGAGCGGCGAGTCGTTCGAGGACCGGCTGACGGAGGCGGCCCTCGTCTACGTCCGGTTCGCCACGCAGCACTCGGTGCTGCTGGATGTGATGTACGCGCGCAAGCACCGCGAGCCGACGGCCGAGCTGCGCGCGGCCTCGGACGCGTGCGCGGCGATCCTGCTCGGCCTCTTCACGGGGCGTGAGGCGGCGGTCGACGACCCGGAGCGGTTCAGCGTGATCCTCCTCGCCACTCTGCACGGCATCGCCGCGCTCGCCGCGAGCCGCTCGCTGCCGCCCGCGCACGACCCCGACGACCTCGTCGTCGACACGGTCCGACGCCTCCTGCGCGGCTCCCGCGGCGGGGCGTGA
- a CDS encoding HelD family protein — protein sequence MPAHEHESDTTTDPLARERAHLAASRSALRAMREDAQALDIRDVTANWVNAAVLQAQIDERIKSLADLSHTPLFFGRLDYLHPVGAEQAEGASKGAARSASAKGGGGRREGQFYIGRRHVHDADGDPMVIDWRAPVSQPFYRASKKDPQDVGQRRRFGYTGGELTAYEDEHLSDPTEAAQTSKLLQAEIERPRVGPMRDIVATIQPEQDEIVRSDLGGTVCVQGGPGTGKTAVGLHRVAYLLYAHRERLARTGTLVIGPNRSFLHYIEQVLPALGELEVKQATVDDLVTAGIEVLGTDTSAAAVVKGDARMAEVLRRAIRSHVTLPTEPVMVVRGSRRWRVPAYELEEIVTELLARSMRYGAAHEALPQRIAHSVLVRMEEAGEAPDDRVQNAVARTPAVKAAVKAMWPAVEPAKLVLRLLSDAEFLAAHADGLLTEDEQKTILWSKPARSVKSAKWSAADAVLIDEASDLVARTHSLGHVVLDEAQDLSPMQYRAVGRRCTTGSATVLGDLAQGTTPWSTQSWAQALHHLGKSDAVVEELTAGFRVPREVIAYASRLLPVISPGLAAVESVRESPGSLEVREVGDPVELDAAVLAACEESLTREGSIGLIAADARIPSLAEVLTAAGHAYLSPGEETTAESRLTLVPASLAKGLEYDYVVLDEPAAVVDGEPDERTGLRRLYVALTRAVSGLTVVHAAGVPEVLG from the coding sequence GTGCCCGCGCACGAACACGAAAGCGACACCACCACCGATCCCCTGGCTCGTGAACGCGCCCATCTCGCCGCGTCCCGCTCCGCGTTGCGCGCCATGCGCGAGGACGCCCAGGCCCTCGACATCCGCGACGTCACCGCGAACTGGGTGAACGCGGCCGTCCTTCAGGCCCAGATCGACGAGCGCATCAAGTCCCTCGCCGACCTCTCCCACACCCCGCTCTTCTTCGGGCGCCTGGACTATCTGCACCCGGTCGGTGCCGAGCAGGCCGAGGGTGCGTCAAAGGGGGCGGCGCGCAGCGCCTCGGCCAAGGGTGGCGGTGGGCGACGGGAGGGCCAGTTCTACATCGGGCGGCGCCATGTCCATGACGCCGACGGCGATCCGATGGTCATCGACTGGCGTGCGCCCGTCTCGCAGCCGTTCTACCGGGCCTCGAAGAAGGACCCGCAGGACGTCGGACAGCGCCGCCGCTTCGGGTACACCGGCGGCGAGCTGACCGCGTACGAGGACGAGCACCTCAGCGACCCCACCGAGGCCGCGCAGACCAGCAAACTGCTCCAGGCGGAGATCGAGCGGCCGCGCGTCGGCCCGATGCGTGACATCGTCGCGACGATCCAGCCCGAGCAGGACGAGATCGTCCGCAGCGACCTCGGCGGCACGGTCTGCGTACAGGGAGGGCCCGGCACCGGCAAGACCGCCGTCGGCCTGCACCGGGTCGCGTATCTGCTGTACGCGCACCGCGAGCGGCTCGCCCGCACCGGCACGCTGGTCATCGGACCGAACCGTTCCTTCCTCCACTACATCGAGCAGGTGCTCCCCGCCCTCGGCGAGCTGGAGGTGAAGCAGGCGACCGTCGACGATCTCGTGACGGCGGGCATCGAGGTGCTCGGCACGGACACGTCGGCCGCCGCCGTCGTCAAGGGCGACGCCCGGATGGCCGAGGTGCTGCGCCGGGCCATCCGTTCACATGTGACGCTGCCGACGGAGCCGGTCATGGTGGTGCGCGGTTCGCGCCGCTGGCGGGTGCCCGCGTACGAACTGGAGGAGATCGTCACCGAACTCCTCGCCCGCAGCATGCGCTACGGCGCCGCCCACGAGGCGCTTCCGCAGCGCATCGCGCACTCCGTCCTGGTCCGGATGGAGGAGGCGGGCGAGGCCCCCGACGACCGGGTGCAGAACGCGGTGGCCCGCACTCCCGCGGTCAAGGCGGCCGTGAAGGCGATGTGGCCCGCCGTCGAACCGGCGAAGCTGGTGCTGCGGCTGCTGTCGGACGCGGAGTTCCTGGCCGCGCACGCGGACGGGCTGCTCACCGAGGACGAGCAGAAGACCATCCTGTGGTCGAAGCCGGCCCGGAGCGTGAAGTCCGCGAAGTGGTCGGCGGCGGACGCGGTGCTGATCGACGAGGCGAGCGATCTGGTGGCGCGTACGCACTCGCTCGGCCATGTCGTCCTCGACGAGGCGCAGGACCTCTCCCCCATGCAGTACCGGGCGGTGGGCCGCCGCTGCACGACCGGTTCGGCGACCGTCCTCGGCGACCTCGCGCAGGGCACGACGCCGTGGTCGACGCAGAGCTGGGCGCAGGCGCTGCACCACCTGGGCAAGTCGGACGCGGTGGTGGAGGAGCTGACGGCGGGCTTCCGTGTGCCGCGCGAGGTGATCGCGTACGCGTCACGGCTGCTGCCGGTGATCTCGCCCGGCCTCGCGGCGGTGGAGTCGGTGCGTGAGTCGCCGGGTTCGCTGGAGGTACGGGAGGTGGGTGATCCGGTCGAGTTGGACGCGGCGGTGCTGGCGGCGTGCGAGGAGTCGCTGACGCGGGAGGGGTCGATCGGCCTGATCGCGGCGGACGCGCGCATTCCGTCGCTGGCAGAGGTGCTGACCGCGGCGGGCCACGCGTATCTGTCCCCCGGCGAGGAGACGACCGCCGAGTCCCGGCTGACCCTGGTCCCGGCGTCGCTGGCGAAGGGTCTGGAGTACGACTACGTGGTGCTGGACGAACCGGCCGCGGTGGTCGACGGCGAACCGGACGAGCGCACGGGGCTGCGCCGGCTGTACGTGGCGCTGACCCGCGCGGTGTCGGGGCTGACGGTGGTTCATGCGGCCGGGGTGCCGGAGGTGTTGGGCTAG
- a CDS encoding DNA repair helicase XPB, giving the protein MTGPLIVQSDKTLLLEVDHDQADACRRAIAPFAELERAPEHIHTYRLTPLGLWNARAAGHDAEQVVDALVKYSRYPVPHALLVDIAETMARYGRLTLSKHPVHGLVLTSTDRPVLEEILRSKKVQPLVGARIDPDTVAVHPSERGQIKQTLLKLGWPAEDLAGYVDGEAHPIELAEDGWALRPYQKQAVEGFWHGGSGVVVLPCGAGKTLVGAGAMAQAKATTLILVTNTVSARQWKHELVKRTSLTEDEIGEYSGTRKEIRPVTIATYQVLTTRRKGIYPHLELFDSRDWGLVIYDEVHLLPAPVFKFTADLQARRRLGLTATLVREDGRESDVFSLIGPKRFDAPWKEIEAQGYIAPADCVEVRVNLTDSERLAYATAETEEKYRFCATTATKRKVTEALVRKHRGEQTLVIGQYIDQLDELGEHLNAPVIKGETSNAQREKLFEAFRQGELSVLVVSKVANFSIDLPEATVAIQVSGTFGSRQEEAQRLGRVLRPKADGHEARFYSVVARDTIDQDFAAHRQRFLAEQGYAYRIVDADELLADG; this is encoded by the coding sequence GTGACCGGACCCCTCATCGTCCAGAGCGACAAGACGCTTCTCCTGGAAGTCGACCACGATCAGGCGGACGCCTGCCGTCGTGCGATCGCGCCCTTCGCCGAGCTGGAGCGGGCGCCCGAGCACATCCACACCTACCGGCTGACCCCGCTGGGTCTGTGGAACGCGCGCGCCGCCGGGCACGACGCCGAGCAGGTCGTCGACGCGCTCGTGAAGTACTCGCGCTATCCCGTTCCACACGCGCTGCTCGTCGACATCGCCGAGACGATGGCCAGGTACGGCCGCCTCACGCTGTCCAAGCACCCGGTGCACGGGCTGGTGCTGACCTCCACCGACCGGCCGGTGCTGGAGGAGATCCTCCGGTCGAAGAAGGTCCAGCCGCTGGTCGGGGCGCGGATCGATCCGGACACCGTGGCCGTGCACCCCTCGGAGCGCGGGCAGATCAAGCAGACGCTGCTGAAGCTGGGCTGGCCGGCCGAGGACCTCGCCGGGTACGTCGACGGCGAGGCGCACCCGATCGAGCTGGCCGAGGACGGCTGGGCGCTGCGGCCGTACCAGAAGCAGGCCGTCGAGGGGTTCTGGCACGGCGGCTCGGGTGTCGTCGTGCTGCCCTGCGGTGCGGGAAAGACGCTGGTCGGAGCCGGTGCGATGGCTCAGGCCAAGGCGACCACGCTGATCCTGGTGACGAACACCGTCTCGGCCCGGCAGTGGAAGCACGAGCTGGTGAAGCGGACGTCGCTGACCGAGGACGAGATCGGCGAGTACAGCGGTACGCGCAAGGAGATCCGGCCGGTCACCATCGCCACGTACCAGGTGCTGACGACCCGTCGCAAGGGCATCTACCCGCACCTGGAGCTGTTCGACTCCCGCGACTGGGGTCTGGTGATCTACGACGAGGTGCATCTGCTGCCCGCGCCCGTCTTCAAGTTCACCGCCGATCTGCAGGCCCGGCGGCGCCTCGGCCTCACCGCGACGCTGGTGCGCGAGGACGGCCGCGAGTCGGACGTCTTCTCGCTGATCGGGCCCAAGCGCTTCGACGCCCCGTGGAAGGAGATCGAGGCGCAGGGCTACATCGCGCCCGCCGACTGTGTCGAGGTGCGCGTCAATCTGACGGACTCGGAGCGGCTCGCGTACGCGACCGCGGAGACCGAGGAGAAGTACCGGTTCTGCGCGACGACCGCGACGAAGCGGAAGGTCACGGAGGCGCTGGTACGCAAGCACCGGGGCGAGCAGACCCTGGTCATCGGGCAGTACATCGACCAGCTCGACGAGCTGGGTGAGCATCTGAACGCCCCGGTGATCAAGGGCGAGACGAGCAACGCCCAGCGCGAGAAGCTCTTCGAAGCGTTCCGGCAGGGCGAGCTCAGCGTCCTCGTGGTGTCGAAGGTCGCGAACTTCTCCATCGACCTCCCCGAGGCGACCGTCGCCATCCAGGTGTCGGGAACGTTCGGCTCACGGCAGGAGGAGGCCCAGCGACTCGGCCGCGTGCTGCGCCCGAAGGCCGACGGGCACGAGGCGCGCTTCTACTCGGTGGTCGCCCGCGACACGATCGACCAGGACTTCGCGGCACACCGCCAGCGGTTCCTGGCCGAGCAGGGGTACGCGTACCGGATCGTGGACGCGGACGAGCTGCTGGCCGACGGCTGA
- a CDS encoding helicase C-terminal domain-containing protein, which yields MGMTTPPRTLAEALRARDDESLAGLLRARPDLLTPVPGDITQLATRAGTRASVVRALEHLDRFALQTAEALAVAPDPAPYETLLGLLTGDGRGDGERRDGADAAIVDALPAALATLREQALVWGENDRLRLVRTARELLAPSPQHPSPTGLGPTVAEATAGMSPGRLQEILAAAGLPATHDPVSAVTSLTALFTDRARMGALLDTAPAEALSVLDRLVWGPPYGEVTPNPTPPVKWLRDHGLLLPVSTRTVVLPREAALHLRAGRAHRVPEPRPPVVEAVANRDPQAVDSAAAGQAFLAVNTVEELLKSWNGGGPAILRAGGLSVRELKKTATTLDVSEPVAAFWTELAYAAGLLASDGEADERYAPTPAYDDWAELPAQDRWVRLATAWLAATRTPGLVGGQDAKGRALSALGPDLDRSAAPEVRHRVLALLAALAPGSAPDPETVLARLRWERPLRGASVSPGDTTDLRSRIALWTLNESELLGITGRGALAAHTRALLDSGPDEAAALLAPLIPEPLDHVLLQADLTAVAPGPLERPLADLLSALADIESKGGATVYRFTPGSVRRALDAGQSAADLHAFLAAHSRTPVPQPLSYLIDDVARRHGHLRIGAASSYVRCDDEAVLNEILADKRSATLRLRRLAPTALAAQVDPASLLDGLREMGYAPAAESAEGDVLITRAGARRTPPRTAPVPVPEGPPVPDTTLLGAAVRAIRAGDTAATVVRKDQPDAPAGPAGSLPRTTSAETLATVQAAAMTGSALWIGYVNADGAASQRVIAPVRVEGGFVTAYDHTADEVRTYPLHRITGVAELADDATS from the coding sequence ATGGGGATGACCACACCACCGCGGACGCTCGCCGAAGCTCTCCGCGCCCGGGACGACGAGTCGTTGGCGGGGCTGCTGCGTGCCCGCCCGGATCTCCTCACCCCCGTACCTGGCGACATCACTCAGCTCGCGACGAGAGCCGGCACGCGTGCCTCCGTCGTACGTGCGCTGGAGCACCTCGACCGGTTCGCACTGCAGACCGCGGAGGCGCTCGCGGTGGCCCCCGACCCCGCCCCGTACGAGACGCTGCTCGGCCTGCTCACCGGCGACGGCCGGGGCGACGGCGAGCGCCGCGACGGCGCGGACGCGGCGATCGTGGACGCGCTGCCCGCCGCCCTGGCCACGCTGCGCGAACAGGCACTCGTCTGGGGCGAGAACGACCGGCTGCGGCTGGTGCGCACCGCGCGCGAACTCCTCGCGCCGTCCCCGCAGCACCCCTCCCCCACCGGTCTCGGCCCGACCGTCGCCGAGGCGACCGCCGGGATGTCGCCGGGCCGCCTCCAGGAGATCCTGGCGGCCGCCGGACTGCCCGCCACCCATGACCCGGTCTCCGCCGTGACGTCCCTGACCGCGCTCTTCACCGACCGGGCCAGGATGGGCGCGCTGCTGGACACCGCCCCCGCCGAGGCCCTGTCCGTGCTGGACCGGCTGGTGTGGGGGCCGCCGTACGGGGAAGTGACCCCGAACCCCACGCCGCCCGTGAAGTGGCTGCGCGACCACGGGCTGCTGCTGCCCGTGTCGACCCGCACCGTGGTGCTGCCGCGCGAGGCCGCCCTGCATCTGCGGGCCGGGCGCGCCCACCGCGTGCCGGAGCCGCGGCCGCCCGTCGTGGAGGCGGTCGCGAACCGTGATCCCCAGGCTGTGGACAGCGCCGCGGCCGGCCAGGCGTTCCTGGCGGTGAACACCGTCGAGGAGCTGCTCAAGAGCTGGAACGGCGGCGGCCCGGCGATACTGCGCGCCGGCGGGCTCAGCGTGCGCGAGCTGAAGAAGACCGCCACCACCCTCGACGTCTCCGAGCCGGTCGCCGCGTTCTGGACCGAACTCGCCTACGCGGCCGGGCTGCTGGCCTCCGACGGAGAGGCCGACGAACGGTACGCGCCGACGCCCGCGTACGACGACTGGGCCGAACTCCCCGCCCAGGACCGCTGGGTGCGCCTCGCCACCGCCTGGCTCGCCGCGACCCGCACCCCCGGCCTGGTCGGCGGCCAGGACGCCAAGGGCCGGGCCCTGTCCGCGCTCGGCCCCGACCTCGACCGCTCCGCCGCCCCCGAGGTGCGCCACCGGGTCCTCGCCCTCCTCGCCGCCCTGGCACCGGGCAGCGCCCCCGACCCGGAGACCGTGCTCGCCCGGCTCCGCTGGGAACGCCCCCTGCGCGGCGCCTCCGTCTCCCCCGGGGACACCACCGACCTGCGGTCCCGGATCGCCCTGTGGACGCTGAACGAGTCCGAGCTCCTCGGCATCACCGGCCGCGGCGCGCTCGCCGCGCACACCCGCGCCCTGCTGGACTCCGGGCCGGACGAGGCCGCCGCGCTGCTCGCGCCCCTGATCCCGGAGCCGCTGGACCACGTGCTGCTCCAGGCCGACCTGACGGCCGTCGCCCCCGGCCCGCTGGAGCGCCCCCTGGCGGACCTGCTCTCCGCCCTCGCGGACATCGAGTCCAAGGGCGGCGCGACGGTCTACCGGTTCACCCCCGGGTCGGTGCGCCGCGCCCTGGACGCCGGACAGTCGGCCGCCGATCTGCACGCGTTCCTCGCCGCCCACAGCCGTACGCCGGTGCCGCAGCCGCTCAGCTACCTCATCGACGACGTCGCCCGCCGCCACGGCCATCTGCGGATCGGCGCCGCCTCCTCGTACGTACGCTGCGACGACGAGGCCGTGCTGAACGAGATCCTCGCCGACAAGCGCTCGGCCACCCTGCGCCTGCGCCGCCTCGCACCGACGGCGCTGGCCGCCCAGGTCGACCCGGCGTCCCTGCTCGACGGGCTCCGCGAGATGGGCTACGCGCCGGCCGCCGAGTCCGCCGAGGGCGATGTCCTGATCACCCGCGCGGGCGCCCGCCGCACCCCGCCCCGCACGGCCCCCGTCCCCGTGCCCGAGGGCCCTCCGGTCCCGGACACCACCCTGCTCGGTGCGGCGGTCCGGGCGATCCGCGCCGGGGACACCGCCGCCACGGTGGTCCGCAAGGACCAGCCCGACGCACCCGCGGGCCCGGCCGGCTCCCTGCCCCGCACGACCTCCGCCGAGACCCTCGCCACCGTCCAGGCCGCCGCGATGACCGGCTCGGCACTCTGGATCGGCTATGTGAACGCCGACGGGGCGGCCAGCCAGCGCGTCATCGCCCCGGTCCGGGTCGAGGGCGGCTTCGTCACGGCCTACGACCACACGGCGGACGAGGTCCGTACCTACCCCCTGCACCGCATCACCGGCGTCGCCGAACTGGCCGACGACGCGACGTCCTGA
- a CDS encoding SDR family NAD(P)-dependent oxidoreductase has protein sequence MQHGLAHQTALVTGATAGIGRATALALAARGADIIVHGRDKERAADTLKRISALGATARFEPADLSDPAQVTDLAERAGQVDILVNNAGIFHFARTADTTPATFDAHIAINLRAPYLLVQALAPGMTERGHGAIVNVSSGAAGTPGLGSGIYGATKAALESLTRVWAAEYGPAGVRVNAVAAGPTRTEGTAAYGEAFESAGQAVALQRLADPEEIAGAIAFMASLDASYVNGATLSAMGGQPALG, from the coding sequence ATGCAGCACGGCCTCGCACACCAGACCGCCCTGGTCACCGGAGCCACCGCCGGTATCGGCCGGGCCACCGCGCTGGCCCTGGCCGCCCGCGGCGCCGACATCATCGTCCACGGCCGCGACAAGGAACGAGCAGCCGACACTTTGAAGCGCATCTCAGCCCTCGGCGCCACAGCCCGCTTCGAGCCGGCTGATCTGTCCGACCCCGCACAGGTGACAGACCTGGCCGAACGCGCCGGGCAGGTCGACATCCTGGTCAACAACGCGGGCATCTTCCACTTCGCCCGCACCGCCGACACCACCCCCGCCACCTTCGACGCTCACATCGCCATCAACCTGCGCGCCCCCTACCTCCTCGTCCAGGCCCTCGCCCCCGGTATGACCGAACGCGGACACGGTGCCATCGTCAATGTCAGCAGCGGCGCCGCCGGCACCCCCGGTCTTGGCAGTGGCATCTACGGCGCCACCAAGGCAGCCCTGGAATCCCTGACCCGCGTCTGGGCAGCCGAATACGGGCCCGCCGGAGTCCGCGTCAACGCCGTCGCCGCCGGCCCCACCCGCACCGAGGGCACCGCCGCCTACGGCGAAGCCTTCGAATCAGCCGGACAAGCCGTCGCCCTCCAACGCCTGGCCGACCCCGAAGAGATCGCAGGAGCCATCGCCTTCATGGCCTCCCTTGACGCCAGTTACGTCAACGGCGCCACCCTCAGCGCCATGGGCGGCCAACCCGCCCTCGGATGA
- a CDS encoding class I SAM-dependent methyltransferase, with product MSDTDPRYEAAFWDQRYNAPNPLWSGQPNPALVEEVTALTPGMALEAGCGEGADAIWLAQAGWQVTGTDFSAQALARAADHTPTTLTGRLTWQQADIRTWTPQDDAPHYDLVTASFLHFPSPLRRAVFAALAARVAGNGHLVIIGHHPSDLDTAMPRPPEPDIFYTADDLINDLPAPGWKAVTLTARPRTSTTPDGRHVTIHDTVLTAQRTQ from the coding sequence ATGAGTGACACCGATCCCCGCTACGAAGCCGCGTTCTGGGACCAGCGCTACAACGCCCCCAACCCGCTGTGGAGCGGTCAGCCCAACCCCGCGCTCGTCGAAGAAGTCACCGCACTGACGCCGGGGATGGCCTTGGAGGCAGGCTGCGGCGAGGGCGCCGACGCCATCTGGCTGGCCCAGGCGGGCTGGCAGGTCACCGGCACCGACTTCTCCGCCCAGGCCCTCGCCCGCGCAGCCGACCACACCCCCACGACGCTGACCGGACGGCTCACCTGGCAACAGGCCGACATCCGCACCTGGACACCTCAGGACGACGCGCCCCACTACGACCTGGTCACCGCCTCCTTTCTTCACTTCCCCTCACCCCTGCGCCGCGCCGTCTTCGCCGCTCTCGCCGCACGGGTTGCCGGCAACGGACATCTGGTGATCATCGGCCACCACCCCAGCGACCTGGACACCGCGATGCCCCGCCCGCCCGAGCCCGACATCTTCTACACCGCCGACGACCTCATCAACGACCTGCCCGCACCCGGCTGGAAGGCCGTCACCCTCACCGCCCGCCCCCGCACTTCCACCACACCCGACGGCCGGCACGTCACCATCCACGACACCGTCCTGACCGCCCAGCGCACCCAGTAG